acataaattttaaatttattcataacCGAATGTTATTAAAGAAACATATTATAAGTACATTAACTTTTGCTCGGCATAAAATCTTTCTAAGAGCACAAGGAGAAAAAAATGCATAAGAAAGTGTGCGATTGCAAATAACTGTAAGTTCTTACTCTTTTGTTATCCTATATTTCAATGTCCCATGCGACATCAAAAAATAACACTTATTACCAGTGCATCGAAAGTATGAGCAAGAAGGTCGTAAAATATTGAGAACAaacaattgatttttatataaaaaaccttGTCTTCAGAAAATTTGTGTCTGCTTGAATTTGATCACTTGAGACACGGTAGTGCgaaatttaaaagttgaaaattatacTTTGCCTTACAATATTGATTCAAGTAGGTAGATAGAGTGGATGTCTAAAGACACACCTAGACCTTTATGAGGTCCATTGTAATATCCTCACTCTGCCTCTGATGAAGTTCATTAGCGCGAAAAATTTAATCTGTGGAACCTACGAGACGTCATCAAGAAATCCTCGCCTGATATTGCGATTATTTTCCTATATAGAGCcgcgatttttttaatagtcTCCATAAGCTATAATCTAAGATATTTCAGAGTCTTCTACCTTCTGACAGCTTCCACAATAGCCTTATATGGCATTCCTATTAGAACTCCTACtaaagtttttatataattgcTTGTTGAGAAAGTCAGGGACTGATTCCACTGATACTTagctatatttataacatatttttcgaTTAAATATCTAACCAAGAGCAtataaattcctttttttagaGTCTATTTGAGGTGGTAATTCCTGCGCTGGCTAGTACATCTGCTtcacaatatataatattagtttTTGTGAGCACACTCCTTGTCAGAGCAAGAGGGCTCTCTTTAAAACAGTACCATGGTCTGGAAAACGGAAGTCGAATTTGGTATCTAGTTTTGCAGAAAAGACACCTACTCCCACTAATATCATTGATTATATTGTCAAGAAGTAAATGCTGCGAGGACTTTTCTCAAAATACTgtttttcatattcatattaatatattcattTGATTTCTACTGTATACCCATCTGCTATATCAACCCAAGAAACACGTATACgaagtttcataaaaatatcttcatttttactcaagtcatCGCTTGCACGGACCGACAGCCAGGCGGATACACAGTCACCCCGATTGCAACACCACTTGTCATCCTGAACACTTATGTACCATACAgacaactgttaggtgaacaatactattatactctgtagcaacatgttgcaacagtataaaaatattagaaattactTTAGTAATgattcatataaattttaaattaattagtgcAGAACGTTCTGAAATGATTTGCCTCCAAATTCGCTGAAATCGGCGTTTGAATCATTGCTCGCAAAAACCACGTCCGATCTTTGCCCCGTGCAATGACtcagttttttttcatttatcttGAAAGtgaacatttttccaaaatgaaccagtcaaaattaaaaaaagcatttaagttcataatttttatactctcgcaacaatgttgctaacgagagtattatagttttgttcacataacggttgtttgtaagtcctaaaactaaaagagtcagatatagggttatatataccaaagtatatatgtatatgtctgtccgtccgtccgtctgtccgtccgtccgtgcaagatgtaacttgagtaaaaattgagatatcatgatgaaacttggtacacgtattccttggctccataagaaggttaagttcgaagatgggcaaaatcggcccactgccacgcccacaaaatggcggaaaccgaaaacccataaagtgtcataactaagccataaataagccataaagtgaaatttggcacaaaggatcgcattagggaggggcatatttgaatgcaatttttttggaaaagtgggcgtggccccgcctcctactaagttttttgtacatgtctcggaaactactatagctatgtcaaccaaactctacagagtcgtttttttcaggtatttccatatacagttcaaaaatggaagaaatcggataataaccacgcccacctcccatacaaaggttatgttcaaaatcactaaaagtgcgataaccgactaacaaaaaacgtcagaaacactaaattttacggaagaagtggcaggaggaagctgcacccaggctttttttaaaaattgaaaatgggcgtggcgccgcccacttatggaccaacaaccatatctcaggagctactagaccgatttcaatgaaattcggtatataatattttcttaacaccctgataacatgtacgaaatatgggtgaaatcggttcgcaaccacgccttcttccaatttaaagctattttgaattccatctgatgccttctctgtttaatatatacattaggaaccaatgatgatagcggaataaaactttacaaaaatacggtatttgaaaaatatgtaaatgacgtattatgaaatctcgattatcactttaccatgcgagagtataaaatgttcgaacccgaacttagcccttccttacttgttcttagTTAAAATGCATCACATTCGTCGTGATTAAAATATCCAatttcatatacatagtatttatacatatacacaggCCTTGGtccgggactgaaaaaaattaatagttcgaaaaaaaaaacaccctaatatacacattattatattatcttGCCCATTCCTTTAATATTTTAGAGCAATATGGTCAATGCCCAGCACATCttgttttcatacaatttttataataaaataaatatatttaagaaccaatacttttaaattttttaacttttacacattaactaaacaaaaaatgtgaCTTTGAGCATAATGAATAATCGGTGCCAATGaccattttgtttacaaaacatGACATAATGTAGTGCTTTAGTTTAGTGATAATGATAGATGAAAGAGACATTTGTAAGCAGAAGCGAGTGCTAAAAACATCTACaagttaaaacaaatatattatatttatatacatattccaTTGTAAATGTTTAATAAGTAATCATGGGAAGGGTCGAGGTTACTACAAACTGGTTTCCAAACGGGGTTATCAGAGAGAGCCTAAGCTTTGCGATAAGTATGCAGAGGAATTGTATGTTTATTGAGCAAATAAGCATTCTTCATACACTACAAAACTTAGCTTATTTTGTCTATCTGTATTTAACTTAACTCTTTAATAAGCTCACAgaatctatttttatatttttagtgttAAGAGTGCCGAAAAAGCTGAGAAATAACCGTTATTGCATAACACTGGTTCAACTCATCAAATACAATTGCCGATGTTGCCGGAATTGTGAGATATCGAAAAgtcaaaaagaaacaaaatgcAATTGAAACGGTCCTTCAGCGCCAGCCAGCTACGGGCGATGCTGCGCAAAGACGGCCTAGTGCGACTGCGTCAACCGGTAAGTAactcaaagcaacaaaaaatcacCAGAATATCAGTAACTAGTATTTGGCTTCGTCCGCTTCCAGGTTATGACGGTTGTGCAAGTGGTTTGGCCCTGCTTGGTGTTTATGCTGCTCTACCTCATACGTCTCAAGTTCGGTCCCGAACACATAGAAGACTGCCAATTTCCCACGCGATTGCTGCCCACCAAAAATCAGGTGCTGCCAAGTTTCTATTCTTACATCTGTAGTTTGGAAAATAATTGCATGAAGACAACGCCATACGAAGAGACAACGAGTTGGCAGAATGCACCGTAAGTAATCGATATAAGTCTTGAAAATGTGCTTATAGAAACCGACAGGAGTGTAAATGACGCGAACTCTTGTTCCATCTTACGCTTCGTATTGAAGAAGTTCGTTAACACTGGTTGCGTGATTAATGCCTGTTCGGAAGCTACTTAGTTTCACCTTTGTTAGTTCTTACACACATCTTTTACTCAAgcatattttattcatacaaGCTTACATACTCTGTATAAAGAAGTTAAGTGACTACTTGTGTTTGACATTTTGTGGCATTAATTATTTCAGCATGAAGCCAATTGTTGATATCGTGAATATATTTGTCACCGACGATCGCATGTTCAACGCTGTCATCGATTTGCCGGAAAAGGCGAATTTCATAAATGCCGTAACGGCTGTGGTCACGGGCGGCCATTTCAACCAGATACGCCGTAAGTACTCACGCACATGCATGCGAACTCCAAAAACCAATTAAATGCCTAtgcacttttaattaattttatcgcTAAAACCGCACAGAACAAGCACTTCAGAAAGCTTTTGTAGTCTATGTCTGTCCTTAAGGCAGTGAGCGTGAAGTTGTGTGCTAATTAAGGAATTTAATCTTTAAAGTGACAACAAATCGCAAATACTAATTACGAGTATTAACGCATGCTTATGTTTGTTTTGTCGCCACTACTTGCAGAAAGCGTCGGCAGTGTTATCAACCTGGTGCCCCAAGTGGAGGATTTCCTAAACGGCACGTTCGATATAAATCGACTCTTTTCAGGTACTTGAAAGCTTTGCACTTCGGTtagaatgaatatttttaaagaattgatTTCCATTTGAAGACTTTTCTGTAATCCAAAAACATCCTCTTTACTCAACAAAACAAGATCTTTCGACTTCGAACATGATGATCGAATTAAAACTtagatttaatgaaaaattcaaattcttttaaatttccaTATCATTATCTAAATTATCCTTCCAGATCGCAGAACCTTTGTTAAGGCTGGTTACCTTATGTGCGGTCATCCGTTCCCCAGCACGAACACCATACCACTTGTTAATGACATTCTCTATGACACCGAGGACTTCAGCAAAATAAATGATGACGAGATTAATGTAATGCCTAGTAAGTTCTTGTTTGCCGAGTAAATACTTTATACCAACCCTAGAATATGCTCTTACTTCGCAGCGAAATATTGTAAACAACTGTACTTGAATATCACAACAACCACGACGGGCAAGTTGACATGGAACGTGGTGAAACCCCTGATACACGGCAAGATTTTATTTGCGCCTGTTAATGAGGATACTATATCAATTATGACGCATGTGAGTGAAAGCCTTTAAAAAGTCGAAAGATTTTTAATTCGGTTCCTATTGCGACTCTAATTTTAACTGTCGAACAGTCTTTAATTTAGCAGGAACTCTAATTTTGACTGACAAACAGTTCATATGATCAGTTACCAGATTATTAAGTGTTTTCTAGTAGCATAAATTTCCTTATTTTCCAGGCCAACACAACGTTCGAGGAGTTGAATCGTTTGAAACGGTTATCAGTTGCAGTTGCCGACATTGTTACCAAGTTACGTGAAGACGGTCCATTTCAAAAAGGCTTCGACAGCCTGCTCAAGTTGGCCACTTCACAGACTGTACGCTCCTACATCGGCGATGATATAAACGTCGACGAAATTGTTGGCGTTGTAAATCGTATACGGACCGATCCGCTCGTATACGACATCGTTATGACCATCAAGAATATACTGGAATGTTTCTCCGTGGATCGTTTCGTGCCATTGGCAACCGCCAAGGATTTACAACTCACTGCATTCGAATTGAACGACAAGCGTTTGTTCTTCGCTGCAGCATATTTCAACAAAACCGGTAACGATGTGTCCTACAAACTGCATATGGACACCGAAAACACACAACCGACCTTTGAGAACAAGAACCGCTTTTGGTTTCCGGGTCCGTCGCGCAGCATGATACGCGACATGAAATATCATCGTGGTTTCGTGCAGATAAAGAATGCCATCGACATGGGCATCATTAGGCACCAGAAATTATTACACAAAAACGTCACTGAGGAAAGCTCCTTCGAGTTCAGCACAAACAGTCCCATTTCGATTGAAATTGAGACTGGTAGTGGATTTGGTGAGGATGAGGATGAAGATGACGATTGGACGACACCGACGAAAGAGAGCTTACCACAGGCACACAACGATAACGGTCAACCCAGTTCGATGGAGACTATGGTAAATCTAGATGAACTGAAGGTGAACACGCGCAGGCGGCGCCAAGCTTTGCTCGATTTACTTAGTGTGTTTGGCGGCAATAGCGCAGACACGCTGAGCAAGCACGGAGTGGATGGACTGCAGATGTACACGAAGCAATTTCCATATCCCGCTTACACACACGATGAGTGAGTGTTCTCTTCAGTACACAGAACAtgttatgtaattatatatatttgcagcATGAAGACGGGTATTTACCTCGCGCAGGCCGTACAAGTGGCCTTCTTTCTGGGCCTGGTAGCACAGATCGCCAATTGTGTGCGCCACTTAATTTGGATGCGTGAGAGTCGGAATACAATGGTAAATGGTGCACTTTGAATGTCAAACAATTAGtgactttcacttttcttattttcatttatagaTCATGCGTTCCATGGGCCTGAAGCCGTGTTCGGAGCTCACTTCTTGGGTTATTGTTACATTTGTGGAACTCATTGTAATTTTTGTGGGTGTAACGTTTATCCTGTACATTGGTGGTCTGCTGAAGTTTGTCTCCTTCATATTCGTCATGTTTTTCTTGGTTGTATTTGGTGCATCTTTGATATCCTTTTGGTGAGTTTCTGTTTCTACAAATACTCTCGATCTTCTAGAGGTATGCTCACATTCTGACACGAAgatttgtttcttcttttgtcAGAACCTGTGACATCAGTAATAGTTCCGTAGTATgaaaagttttaattgaaatgATATTTACGAAGGTTTAAAAACTTCCGCAATATTCGAAAGAGCTTACAACGatcttctttattttattaccaGTTATATGTGCTCAACTTTCTTCACGTCGGCCACTATTGGCGCCGTAGCCACGGCACTGCTCTTCTTCATCTCCTACTGCCCCTACATCATTGTGCTGCTCTTTGACTCTCATCTCAATTCGTTCGAGAACTTCTGCATTAACTTGTCTTTCACAACGGCATTCTCGCATGGTTGGAGCCATATTATGCGCATGGAGTTACAAGAGATCGGTTTGAGCTTTGTGCAAGTCTTCCAAGAAGGTATGAGCGGCGAATTTGGATTCGCATTCATTATGATGATTGTGGATGCGATAATTTATAGCACTATCGGCTATTTGGTGCGACATTTCATGGATGGTAAACTGTTTTGAACTTCGAAAGCTAGAGTGTTTCAGTAATCACTACTTTCCAAATGCAGATGAGTATCGATTCATTGAAGTGCAGCGCGATGACTTGGATGCAAGTGTTGGTGCAACGCTGACAAACGTGAGCAAGTTGTATGGTGAGCAAGTGGCCGTGAGCGATGTGAATCTGTCATTGTCCCGGGATAAGATCACGTGTCTGCTGGGACGCAATGGCGCAGGAAAGAGCACAATTATGTAAGCAGTCAATTTGATTCACCTTTTTGATCTTTTAACCTTTACCTTCTGCGCTTCCTCAGCAAAATGCTTACGGGTCAAGTGGTGCAATCGACGGGGCGTGTTATACTCTCACAGGCAATGACAAGTAGCGATGAGTACGATAAGGTGGGCGTATGCTCTCAAGACAATATTTTAATACCAAATCTAACAGCGCGCGAACACTTGGAACTGTATGCGTCGATCAAACTAAAACACAACTACAACTCGGAGGTGGATAAAACACTGAAAAGCTTGAAGTTCGGTAAATATGAGAATTATCAGGCCTATCAACTGTCGGGCGGTTACCAGCGTAGACTTTGTGTCGCTCTGGCCTTTATTGGTAAGACAAGAAATATAGATTTTTGTAACTGTTTCTCAAAACAAGCCGCTCATAGGTTCACCCAACGTTGTGATTCTGGACGAGCCATGCAATGGTGTTGACTCTAAAGCGCGCAAGGACATCTGGGAACTGATACAACGCCTTAGAAAAGGACGTGCCGTTGTTTTTGCTACACACTTCTTGGACGAAGCGGAGTTTCTAAGTGATTTGATGGTTATCATGAAGAACGTAAGTATGCTTAAATATTTAGGTAAATTCAAACTAAAACTGGAATTCTCTTCGGCAGGGCAAAATCATAGTGAAACATAGCCCAGAAACACTCAAAGAATATTGCACTTCCGGCTTTGAGGTACTTTTCCATTGCAGCGATAGCCAAACTATAACTGAAATCCGCACTATGGGTAAAGATATGCTCACCAGCTTTAAAGAACCCGATTGGTTAGACAGTGGTGACATTCGTCTGCAAGTACCATACGACCAAGGCGGCTCCAGCAAATCACTGGCTTACCTTGATTACCTGCAAAACTTACAGAACGGCGGACTCATTGCCAACTTACGCGTTGAAAGTCGCAATTTAGAGCAAATATTCGCGGACTTGCATGAAGACAAGGAAAACGCCAGCAAGGGTGTAAACACAAGGTTTAACATGAAGAAGGTGGAACTGAAAAACTCGACAGTGGCTAATATAGTGAATAGTGGCACGTTAGGTGCGCTCACAGCCGTTCGGAATTTATTACATAAACGCATCGTTCACTTCAGCAGAAATTATCGCATTCTCCTTTGCGTCATCGTATTACCTGCGCTATTCGAGTTGCTCGCCATGTGGTTCGTCACATATCGCTTGGAAGACGACTACGATACAACAATTAGTTTCACTCGCGAACTGTATCCGAAAACAACACAAATGTTCAGCATGGAACTGAACAAAACACTGACAAATGCCGCTTACGAGGGCTTGGCGGAGCAGTGCTCCGCTGAGAGTCCTTGTCGGGAGTTTAGAAATTCAAGCACAGCCTTCTATTGGATCTTGCAGTCCATGAATGATTATCATGAGAAACGTTATGGTGGCTACTCCTTCAATGATACGAATGCTATCGTTTGGTACAACAACAAAGGCTATCATGCCATGATGGCTTGGTTGAACGATTTGAATACGCGCTTGCTGCAAGTAGAGATGGACGACAGTAACTTCAGCATCACAAGCTTCAATGAACCATGGAAACTGGGCGCCGCCGAGCTCAGTACGACCTCAGTGTAAGTAGAAAAGTACCATTCCAAATCTGAGCTTATTTATTAAACATCGCTAAATTTTCTCGCAGTTTGCGTCAAGCTGGCGATTCGTCCATGGTCTTCATACTACTCATCGCATTCAGTTTGGTGGTGGCCGTATCATCTGTTTTTCTGGTAAACGAGCGCGTAAAAGGTGAGAAACTGCAACAGAAACTGTGTGGTGTAAACTTAGCCACCTACTGGGGTGTAGCGTTTGCTTGGGATTTTCTGGTGAGTACTTTTGTCAAAACAGCAGTTGCGCTTACTCTAATTCCCCTGGTCTACTAGATTATGGTAATCGCCATATTGGTTTGCGGTGCCATCATATTCGCATTCGGATTGCCAGTTTTTGTTGCTCGTCAAAATGTTTCCGGTATATTCGTGCTAGCACTGCTCTTTGCGTAAGTTTTAAGCAATAATACGGCTTTActagacttttttatttaatgcgaATCAAATTTCTAGATTTGCCTGTATACCTGGTGTACATGTGTTTGAGAAATGCTTCAACGACTCCAGCGTGGCGATTGTGACCATATTCTGTATGAATATCATAATTCCACTCTTCACCATGGCTAATATCATACTGCTGGGTGTAATCGGTGACTCGGAAGTATGGGACAATTGGCGCTATTTCCTTAACCGTGCCTTCCTCATCTTTCCGCAACACGCTTTGGGCGACGGTTTACTTGAGATCTGTAAAAATTATATGGTCTCACTCGTCTTCCAACGGTACGATATCGATTCCTACAAGCATCCAGTTTCGAGTGATTTACTCCGTCCACATATGCTGGCCTTATTCGTAATCGGTATTTTCTTCATTATACTGAACGTTTTGCTGGAGACCGGTCAGATTTATAAATGGCGCGAATCGTTAGTAAATCGTTTGCCTTTCTACCAAAAGTATGCTGAGAAACAGGCGGAGGAATTAAAAATCGTGTCCATACAGAACTCGCTAAAACGCGCCGATAAAGACGAGACACCACAAGTACTCAAAGTAGACAACCTTT
The DNA window shown above is from Bactrocera tryoni isolate S06 chromosome 4, CSIRO_BtryS06_freeze2, whole genome shotgun sequence and carries:
- the LOC120773449 gene encoding ATP-binding cassette sub-family A member 13 is translated as MQLKRSFSASQLRAMLRKDGLVRLRQPVMTVVQVVWPCLVFMLLYLIRLKFGPEHIEDCQFPTRLLPTKNQVLPSFYSYICSLENNCMKTTPYEETTSWQNAPMKPIVDIVNIFVTDDRMFNAVIDLPEKANFINAVTAVVTGGHFNQIRQSVGSVINLVPQVEDFLNGTFDINRLFSDRRTFVKAGYLMCGHPFPSTNTIPLVNDILYDTEDFSKINDDEINVMPTKYCKQLYLNITTTTTGKLTWNVVKPLIHGKILFAPVNEDTISIMTHANTTFEELNRLKRLSVAVADIVTKLREDGPFQKGFDSLLKLATSQTVRSYIGDDINVDEIVGVVNRIRTDPLVYDIVMTIKNILECFSVDRFVPLATAKDLQLTAFELNDKRLFFAAAYFNKTGNDVSYKLHMDTENTQPTFENKNRFWFPGPSRSMIRDMKYHRGFVQIKNAIDMGIIRHQKLLHKNVTEESSFEFSTNSPISIEIETGSGFGEDEDEDDDWTTPTKESLPQAHNDNGQPSSMETMVNLDELKVNTRRRRQALLDLLSVFGGNSADTLSKHGVDGLQMYTKQFPYPAYTHDDMKTGIYLAQAVQVAFFLGLVAQIANCVRHLIWMRESRNTMIMRSMGLKPCSELTSWVIVTFVELIVIFVGVTFILYIGGLLKFVSFIFVMFFLVVFGASLISFCYMCSTFFTSATIGAVATALLFFISYCPYIIVLLFDSHLNSFENFCINLSFTTAFSHGWSHIMRMELQEIGLSFVQVFQEGMSGEFGFAFIMMIVDAIIYSTIGYLVRHFMDDEYRFIEVQRDDLDASVGATLTNVSKLYGEQVAVSDVNLSLSRDKITCLLGRNGAGKSTIIKMLTGQVVQSTGRVILSQAMTSSDEYDKVGVCSQDNILIPNLTAREHLELYASIKLKHNYNSEVDKTLKSLKFGKYENYQAYQLSGGYQRRLCVALAFIGSPNVVILDEPCNGVDSKARKDIWELIQRLRKGRAVVFATHFLDEAEFLSDLMVIMKNGKIIVKHSPETLKEYCTSGFEVLFHCSDSQTITEIRTMGKDMLTSFKEPDWLDSGDIRLQVPYDQGGSSKSLAYLDYLQNLQNGGLIANLRVESRNLEQIFADLHEDKENASKGVNTRFNMKKVELKNSTVANIVNSGTLGALTAVRNLLHKRIVHFSRNYRILLCVIVLPALFELLAMWFVTYRLEDDYDTTISFTRELYPKTTQMFSMELNKTLTNAAYEGLAEQCSAESPCREFRNSSTAFYWILQSMNDYHEKRYGGYSFNDTNAIVWYNNKGYHAMMAWLNDLNTRLLQVEMDDSNFSITSFNEPWKLGAAELSTTSVLRQAGDSSMVFILLIAFSLVVAVSSVFLVNERVKGEKLQQKLCGVNLATYWGVAFAWDFLIMVIAILVCGAIIFAFGLPVFVARQNVSGIFVLALLFAFACIPGVHVFEKCFNDSSVAIVTIFCMNIIIPLFTMANIILLGVIGDSEVWDNWRYFLNRAFLIFPQHALGDGLLEICKNYMVSLVFQRYDIDSYKHPVSSDLLRPHMLALFVIGIFFIILNVLLETGQIYKWRESLVNRLPFYQKYAEKQAEELKIVSIQNSLKRADKDETPQVLKVDNLCKSYDRGQYVVKNVTFAVKAGECFGLLGKNGTGKSTIFKMLSGELQPNVGAINYFNGEIAYCPQTNPLDSLLTVEECIRFYGNLRRVANMDKLIEHVLESFQLKSYRDVLVKNLSGGNRRKLTVAITCCGRTTVVLMDEPTSDMDPVTRAIVYRTIHDLLATQRAVVLTSHSVSEIDGICHRIAVLKDGQILTCSSPENLNKQYGGYYNAVIYGDNQLIESVEKAIHMRLPQCVDFQTYPHSIKFSLKIQTVKPREHDVEAMVPPQSNKVLSLADLFRELNTLSKQYENRLHYTVSHCRLDAVFERILDSSEQPPTIANGLGKSSLMGSPSTGYIHNGYVETETVT